The following proteins are encoded in a genomic region of Synechococcus sp. CBW1002:
- a CDS encoding helix-turn-helix domain-containing protein codes for MTSAAHRRKVIELIGEAHAAGAGLVSACGEIGICLRTLKRWRKAFLGDGDGEDRRKGSPRLVVHRLTEEERQRILLTCNQPEYASLPPGQIVPALADQGLYIASESSFYRGTPEQSRSIAPQLVSSMRNR; via the coding sequence TTGACCAGCGCCGCGCACCGGCGGAAGGTGATCGAGCTGATCGGCGAGGCGCATGCGGCTGGAGCCGGCCTGGTGAGCGCATGCGGTGAGATCGGCATCTGCCTGCGTACCCTCAAACGATGGCGGAAGGCCTTTCTGGGTGATGGGGACGGCGAGGACCGCCGTAAAGGAAGTCCTCGCCTGGTCGTTCACCGGCTGACGGAGGAGGAGCGCCAGCGGATCCTGCTGACGTGCAACCAACCGGAGTACGCCTCGCTTCCGCCCGGGCAGATCGTGCCAGCGCTGGCGGATCAGGGCCTCTATATCGCCTCCGAGAGCAGTTTCTACCGGGGGACTCCTGAACAATCCAGATCCATTGCGCCGCAGCTGGTCTCAAGCATGAGAAACCGCTAA
- the istB gene encoding IS21-like element helper ATPase IstB, producing the protein MEAALPLLLKQLKLARFRSHWQPLADQADAQGWSPGQFLYALCEQELEQRQIARQQRLLRGAHLPWQKGLDGFDHQHLEPHHWQELQGLTRQTTWLLQAENLLLFGPSGVGKTHLAIAITMAMAAQDQACRFFPATTLVQLLQKAKAAYDLPAMLQKLDRYALLVIDDISYVRRSELETSVLFELICHRYERKSLLVTSNQPFREWDDIFPSGSMTVAAVDRLVHHCHIIGIKGESYRQKAAAARVSKDSSNPPT; encoded by the coding sequence GTGGAAGCGGCGCTGCCGCTCCTGCTCAAACAGCTGAAACTGGCGCGCTTCCGCAGTCACTGGCAGCCGCTGGCCGATCAGGCTGATGCCCAGGGCTGGAGCCCGGGCCAGTTCCTCTACGCCCTCTGTGAGCAGGAACTGGAACAACGGCAGATTGCCCGCCAGCAACGCCTGCTGCGCGGTGCCCATCTCCCGTGGCAGAAAGGTCTCGATGGCTTTGACCACCAGCACCTCGAGCCCCACCACTGGCAGGAGCTCCAAGGCCTGACGCGGCAGACCACCTGGCTCCTGCAGGCGGAGAACCTGCTGCTGTTTGGTCCCAGCGGTGTGGGCAAGACCCACCTGGCCATTGCCATCACGATGGCGATGGCGGCGCAGGACCAGGCCTGCCGCTTCTTCCCGGCCACCACGCTGGTGCAGCTGCTGCAGAAGGCCAAGGCGGCCTACGACCTGCCGGCGATGCTCCAGAAGCTCGATCGCTATGCCCTGCTGGTGATCGACGACATCTCCTACGTGCGCCGCAGCGAACTGGAGACCTCGGTGCTGTTTGAGCTGATCTGCCACCGCTACGAGCGGAAATCCCTGCTGGTGACCAGCAACCAGCCGTTCCGGGAGTGGGACGACATCTTCCCGAGCGGATCGATGACCGTGGCCGCGGTGGACCGGTTGGTGCACCACTGCCACATCATCGGGATCAAGGGCGAGAGCTACCGGCAGAAGGCAGCTGCCGCAAGGGTTTCCAAGGATTCCAGCAACCCGCCAACGTAA
- a CDS encoding IS3 family transposase, which yields MIPSGDRGAIVALLQEGISRGLSAKAIADLFGLATRTLRRWGLMIRTQGFSCDQRKGASRHVMHRFSEEERQQVLSTVNDPRFADLTPGQIVAILAEEGVYVGSESTIYRIMRQEGLLNHRGRSRPPREPREPPVLEATGIHQVLAWDITLLPGPAKGQFYYLYMVMDVWSRRILGVEVHDRECGELAKHFFDRVCRDEGISSGSTTILHADNGAPMRSYTLAAKLAELGISLSFSRPRVSNDNAYVESWFRTMKYHQSYPVRRFRDLLSVRAWVDGFVDWYNAEHRHSGIKYVTPNQRHYGEADAICRVRQQTYEQARAQHPRRWARPPRDWAQPTVVRVNHPRPQDTVAA from the coding sequence TTGATTCCGTCTGGCGATCGCGGTGCGATCGTCGCGCTTCTACAGGAAGGCATCAGTCGTGGCCTTTCGGCCAAGGCCATTGCTGATCTTTTCGGCCTGGCGACACGCACGCTGAGGCGATGGGGCTTGATGATTCGGACCCAGGGATTCAGCTGCGATCAACGCAAGGGAGCGTCCAGGCATGTCATGCATCGTTTCAGCGAGGAGGAGCGCCAACAGGTGTTGTCCACTGTCAACGATCCACGCTTTGCCGATCTCACGCCTGGTCAGATCGTGGCGATCCTTGCCGAGGAGGGAGTCTACGTGGGATCGGAGTCAACGATTTACCGCATCATGCGCCAGGAAGGCCTGTTAAATCATCGCGGCAGGAGCCGCCCACCGCGGGAGCCAAGAGAGCCACCCGTGCTGGAGGCAACGGGCATCCATCAAGTGCTGGCCTGGGATATCACCCTGTTGCCGGGGCCTGCGAAGGGTCAATTCTACTACCTTTATATGGTGATGGATGTGTGGAGCCGGCGCATCCTTGGCGTTGAGGTGCACGATCGTGAATGCGGCGAACTGGCCAAGCACTTCTTTGATCGTGTCTGCCGTGATGAAGGGATCAGCTCGGGGTCGACCACGATCCTGCACGCCGATAACGGAGCACCCATGCGCTCCTACACCTTGGCCGCCAAGCTGGCCGAGCTCGGCATCTCCCTGTCATTCTCGCGGCCGCGGGTGAGCAATGACAACGCCTACGTTGAGTCATGGTTCCGAACCATGAAATATCACCAGAGCTATCCAGTGCGTCGTTTCCGGGATCTTCTCTCAGTGCGTGCCTGGGTCGATGGTTTTGTTGACTGGTACAACGCTGAGCATCGTCACAGCGGCATCAAGTATGTGACGCCCAATCAACGTCACTACGGAGAAGCTGACGCGATCTGCAGAGTCCGTCAGCAGACCTATGAGCAGGCGCGTGCGCAACATCCACGCCGCTGGGCCAGGCCACCTCGCGATTGGGCTCAGCCAACAGTCGTGCGGGTCAACCATCCCAGACCGCAGGACACTGTCGCTGCTTGA
- a CDS encoding IS5 family transposase has translation MYRRHNNGQISIKEFHLPFGGTLDPENRWVQLEGLIPWDELEETYAPQFSATIGAPAKSVRMAFGALYIKQKLGLTDEETVHQIRENAYIQFFLGFAGYTAKAPFDASMMVHFRKRFSDEDLRRINELVVQRGKEILLEALAQAADDDDHDDRDSSGGGAQLELDALIKPADWPEGKNWGTLTIDASCTPADITYPRDLKLLNEARTTTERVIDDLCSQSSGFRRHRPRYDRGLARAHFLRVAKQKRPRRRKVKAAIKHQLGYVRQNLKAIDALIGCGARLSELKRHWWQKLLACSELERQQGLLLASQTNSIPDRLVNLVQTHIRPMVRGKARAAVEFGAKISVSVQNGFPFLHRISWNPYNEGEDLIAQAEKYKLDTGSYPERICADRIYITAKNRHFCTRNGIRLSGKRLGRPPKDPDVTTAHKHQLRSDQARRNEVEGVFGSGKRKYSLDLIMARLPAGAESSISMAFVVMCAEKVLRLLRLFFVLLFGWIYSFFMAWSAIRAPEGICKPCF, from the coding sequence ATGTACCGGAGGCACAATAACGGTCAGATCTCAATCAAGGAGTTCCACCTGCCATTTGGCGGCACACTTGATCCCGAGAATCGCTGGGTTCAACTGGAGGGGCTGATCCCATGGGATGAGCTGGAAGAAACCTATGCCCCTCAATTCAGCGCCACAATTGGCGCTCCAGCCAAATCAGTGAGAATGGCCTTTGGTGCTCTCTACATCAAACAGAAGTTAGGGCTCACCGACGAAGAGACAGTCCATCAGATCAGAGAGAACGCCTATATTCAGTTCTTTCTCGGCTTTGCGGGCTACACAGCTAAGGCACCGTTTGATGCCTCGATGATGGTGCACTTTCGCAAGCGTTTTTCTGACGAGGATCTGCGCCGTATCAACGAGCTGGTGGTGCAGCGCGGCAAAGAGATCCTTCTGGAAGCACTTGCTCAGGCAGCAGACGATGACGACCATGATGATCGTGATTCCAGTGGAGGAGGCGCTCAGCTAGAACTTGATGCGTTGATCAAGCCTGCTGACTGGCCAGAAGGAAAGAATTGGGGCACTCTCACGATTGATGCCAGTTGCACTCCAGCCGACATCACCTATCCCAGAGACCTCAAGCTCCTCAACGAGGCTCGCACAACGACCGAGCGAGTCATTGATGATCTGTGCAGTCAGTCATCGGGATTCAGGAGACATCGACCTCGCTACGACCGTGGCCTTGCTCGTGCTCATTTCCTGAGAGTGGCGAAGCAAAAACGACCACGTCGCCGCAAAGTGAAGGCTGCCATTAAACATCAGCTTGGCTATGTGCGGCAGAATCTCAAGGCCATTGATGCTCTGATCGGCTGCGGGGCAAGGCTTTCCGAGCTTAAGAGGCATTGGTGGCAGAAGTTGTTGGCCTGCAGCGAGTTGGAGCGGCAACAGGGCCTTCTGCTCGCCTCTCAGACCAACAGCATTCCAGACCGCCTGGTGAATCTTGTGCAGACCCATATCCGCCCAATGGTGCGAGGCAAAGCACGTGCTGCGGTGGAGTTTGGAGCCAAAATCAGTGTTTCGGTTCAAAACGGCTTTCCGTTCTTGCACCGCATAAGCTGGAACCCCTACAACGAAGGAGAAGACCTTATCGCTCAGGCGGAAAAATACAAGCTGGATACAGGATCTTACCCAGAGCGAATCTGCGCCGACCGGATTTATATCACGGCCAAGAATAGGCATTTCTGCACGAGGAACGGTATTCGCCTCTCCGGCAAGCGATTGGGTCGCCCGCCCAAGGATCCTGATGTCACCACTGCACACAAGCACCAGCTCCGATCTGATCAAGCTCGACGCAATGAAGTGGAAGGCGTCTTTGGCTCTGGAAAGCGCAAGTATTCCCTGGATCTGATCATGGCTCGTCTACCAGCTGGTGCCGAATCCTCCATCTCGATGGCCTTTGTCGTGATGTGCGCGGAAAAGGTCTTGAGGCTGCTGCGCCTCTTTTTTGTCCTTCTTTTTGGGTGGATCTACAGCTTTTTTATGGCCTGGTCAGCGATCAGAGCGCCTGAGGGCATCTGCAAGCCATGCTTTTGA
- a CDS encoding transposase, with amino-acid sequence MILLADLVDHYRNELERLHGHELLPSHHNALNAIRRCRNQYSAVMLLECKDCQQSVILPHSCGHRSCPHCQQHESQEWLERQRSKLLPVRYFLITFTVPAQLRSLFWNHQHKTYDLLLKTAWQTIDSFSRRDRRLKGRTGAHAVLHTHNRRLDYHPHVHLIVPAGAINQQSREWREKKSNVLFWANNLARVFRAKWFEALRVAGLRCEEQLPNEWVVDCTDVGHGEQALVYLGRYLYRGVLPEKNIIANTAGEVSFRYKDNRGQEQIRTMPGAEFLWLLLRLRWSGFSGQAPSLTSEAGYRP; translated from the coding sequence ATGATTCTGCTCGCCGATCTGGTGGATCACTACCGCAACGAATTGGAGCGACTCCACGGCCATGAGCTTCTACCAAGCCATCACAACGCCCTCAATGCCATCCGCCGTTGTCGGAATCAATACAGTGCTGTGATGCTGCTGGAATGTAAGGACTGCCAACAGAGCGTCATTCTGCCGCATTCCTGTGGTCATCGCAGCTGCCCCCATTGTCAACAGCATGAGAGCCAGGAGTGGCTAGAAAGGCAGCGCAGCAAGTTGCTGCCAGTCAGATATTTCTTGATCACCTTCACGGTGCCGGCCCAGCTCAGGAGTCTGTTCTGGAATCATCAGCACAAAACCTATGATCTGCTGCTCAAAACCGCATGGCAGACTATTGACTCGTTCTCGAGAAGAGATCGAAGGCTGAAGGGCCGAACTGGAGCCCATGCAGTTCTGCACACTCATAACCGCCGGCTCGACTATCATCCCCATGTCCATCTGATTGTGCCCGCAGGCGCAATTAACCAGCAGAGTAGAGAGTGGCGCGAGAAGAAGAGCAACGTCCTGTTCTGGGCCAACAATCTGGCGAGGGTCTTCCGCGCCAAATGGTTTGAGGCCCTACGAGTGGCGGGTCTACGCTGCGAAGAACAGCTCCCGAATGAATGGGTGGTGGACTGCACGGATGTCGGACACGGAGAGCAAGCCCTCGTTTATCTGGGTCGCTATCTCTATCGGGGCGTTCTGCCAGAGAAGAACATTATCGCAAACACCGCTGGTGAGGTCAGCTTCCGCTATAAGGACAACCGGGGCCAAGAGCAGATCCGCACGATGCCAGGGGCCGAGTTTCTCTGGCTGCTGCTGAGGCTGAGGTGGTCTGGCTTTTCTGGACAGGCCCCATCGTTAACCTCTGAGGCGGGGTACCGCCCCTGA
- the istA gene encoding IS21 family transposase, translating to MPAPLTAQQIALYMSKRRAGSRQEVAAAAAGISVSSAHRIDAGRLQPKAAKPRGRRRPDPLAEVWEPLLLPLLERHPALTPTTLLEHLQEQKPDQDWSSLKRTLQRRVQQWKALHGPAPEVMFPLAYQPGEIGFCDFTRLKRVAITLRGEPFPHLLFHYRLAWSGWAYGQLIHGGESFVALSEGLQNALAACGGVPKELRTDRLSAASRNRDGSYALDITPRHQALCAHYGLSASRNNRGVAHENGIIEAPHGHVKRRLEQKLILRGSCDFEEPAEYAQLLAEVFCALNAPRQQRYEQELEHLGPLPAFRFADYELLTVRVRSTSTIEVRQVIYSVPPTLIGRQVMVRLHHDRLVVFLGSDWVCQLPRLYGASGGKRAWCIDLEHLIDALRAKPRALLHCRYQRYLFPDSRWWDFWQQLLVGGDRDAAARLMVEALYVAVRVASYALVLAFLEQAQRRQTLSLSALQQRFRVPPRCQSLPDPAIPQHLLATYDHLVPMPALCGGGSGAAAPAQTAETGALPQSLAAAGRSG from the coding sequence ATGCCTGCTCCCCTCACCGCTCAACAGATTGCGCTGTACATGTCCAAACGACGAGCCGGCAGCCGCCAGGAGGTGGCTGCCGCAGCGGCGGGCATTTCGGTGAGCAGTGCCCACCGCATTGATGCTGGCCGCCTCCAACCCAAAGCCGCCAAGCCCCGTGGCCGGCGGCGGCCCGATCCATTGGCTGAGGTCTGGGAGCCCCTGTTGCTGCCGCTTCTGGAGCGCCATCCAGCCCTGACGCCCACCACCCTGCTGGAGCACCTGCAGGAGCAGAAGCCAGATCAAGACTGGAGTTCGCTCAAACGCACCCTGCAGCGGCGGGTGCAGCAGTGGAAGGCCTTGCACGGTCCAGCGCCGGAGGTGATGTTCCCGCTGGCCTACCAGCCTGGAGAGATCGGCTTCTGCGATTTCACCCGGCTGAAACGGGTGGCGATCACCCTGCGCGGCGAACCATTTCCCCACCTGCTGTTCCACTACCGCCTGGCCTGGAGCGGCTGGGCTTATGGGCAACTCATCCATGGTGGCGAGAGCTTTGTCGCCCTTTCAGAAGGGCTGCAGAACGCCCTGGCCGCCTGCGGTGGGGTGCCCAAGGAGCTGCGCACCGATCGACTGTCGGCCGCCAGCCGCAATCGGGATGGCAGCTACGCCCTCGACATCACCCCCCGCCACCAGGCGCTCTGCGCCCACTACGGCCTCAGTGCCAGCCGCAATAACCGCGGCGTGGCTCACGAGAACGGCATCATCGAGGCTCCCCATGGCCATGTGAAACGTCGGCTGGAGCAGAAGCTGATCCTGCGGGGCAGCTGCGATTTCGAGGAGCCCGCCGAATACGCCCAGCTGCTCGCTGAGGTGTTCTGTGCCCTCAACGCCCCCCGGCAGCAGCGTTACGAGCAGGAGCTGGAGCACCTGGGGCCCCTGCCGGCCTTCCGCTTTGCCGACTACGAGCTGCTCACAGTGCGGGTGCGCAGCACCAGCACGATCGAGGTGCGGCAGGTGATCTACTCAGTGCCGCCCACCCTGATCGGCCGCCAGGTCATGGTGCGGCTGCACCACGACCGGCTGGTGGTGTTCCTGGGCAGCGACTGGGTCTGCCAGCTCCCCCGCCTCTATGGCGCCTCTGGTGGCAAGCGGGCCTGGTGCATCGATCTGGAGCACCTGATCGATGCCCTGCGGGCCAAGCCCCGGGCCCTGCTCCATTGCCGCTACCAGCGCTACCTCTTCCCTGATTCCCGCTGGTGGGACTTCTGGCAGCAACTCCTGGTCGGCGGTGACCGTGACGCCGCTGCCCGGCTGATGGTCGAGGCCCTGTATGTGGCGGTGCGGGTGGCCTCCTATGCGCTGGTGCTCGCCTTCCTGGAGCAGGCCCAACGCCGCCAGACCCTTTCGCTGTCGGCTCTGCAGCAGCGATTCCGCGTTCCTCCCCGTTGCCAGAGCCTCCCCGATCCCGCCATCCCCCAACACCTGCTGGCTACCTATGACCACCTCGTCCCCATGCCCGCGCTCTGCGGCGGTGGAAGCGGCGCTGCCGCTCCTGCTCAAACAGCTGAAACTGGCGCGCTTCCGCAGTCACTGGCAGCCGCTGGCCGATCAGGCTGA
- a CDS encoding integrase core domain-containing protein — protein sequence MRAATLEARLEELGVLRSFSRPRVSNDNPFSEALFRTFKYRPDYPSRPFTSKEEACEWVSAFVDWYNHQHRHSGIKFVTPHQRHSGAAKVICQQRANVYEKARQAHPRRWSRSTRCWRQPEEVWINKR from the coding sequence ATGCGCGCCGCCACACTCGAGGCGCGGCTGGAGGAGTTGGGTGTCCTGCGGTCGTTCTCTCGGCCCAGGGTTTCGAATGACAATCCCTTCTCGGAAGCCTTGTTCCGCACGTTCAAGTACCGGCCCGACTACCCCAGTCGGCCGTTTACCAGCAAAGAAGAGGCGTGTGAGTGGGTGTCGGCGTTTGTCGACTGGTACAACCATCAACACCGCCACAGCGGCATCAAATTCGTGACGCCTCACCAGCGTCACAGCGGTGCCGCGAAGGTAATTTGCCAGCAGCGAGCCAATGTCTACGAGAAGGCCCGTCAGGCCCATCCAAGACGCTGGAGCCGAAGCACCCGCTGCTGGCGTCAACCCGAAGAAGTGTGGATCAACAAGCGGTAA
- a CDS encoding transposase produces the protein MQPPYDAALREAVRLRMSPPNLESVAEIARDTGITAQTIYNWRSQWQKQGQLVPATNRPPEQWSAADKLAAVIQAAGLNGSELGSFCRERGLYPKQVARWRQAAEDANGPSAPSMADQRELQRKNQELVRRNRQLERELQKKEKALTEAATLLMLSKKFNQIFQPDEDP, from the coding sequence ATGCAACCGCCCTATGACGCCGCTCTGCGGGAAGCCGTCCGCCTGCGGATGAGCCCTCCGAACCTTGAGAGCGTGGCTGAGATCGCCCGCGACACCGGGATCACGGCGCAGACCATCTACAACTGGCGGAGCCAGTGGCAGAAGCAGGGCCAGCTGGTGCCTGCCACGAACCGGCCGCCGGAGCAGTGGAGCGCTGCCGACAAGCTGGCAGCCGTGATCCAGGCCGCAGGACTGAACGGAAGCGAGCTCGGGTCGTTCTGCAGGGAGCGGGGGCTGTACCCCAAGCAGGTTGCCCGTTGGCGCCAGGCCGCCGAGGATGCCAATGGCCCCAGCGCGCCGAGCATGGCTGATCAGCGGGAACTGCAACGCAAGAATCAGGAACTGGTCCGGCGGAATCGCCAGCTGGAGCGTGAATTGCAGAAGAAAGAAAAAGCACTGACAGAAGCGGCGACGTTGTTGATGCTCTCAAAAAAGTTCAACCAGATCTTTCAACCGGACGAGGATCCTTGA
- a CDS encoding transposase, whose product MSKRRTHSPEFKARVAMEAISGRKTIQEIAADHAIHPIQVSQWKRQLLDGASELFTRGKKTKDKEEGQAKEAELFQQIGRLQMELEWLKKKSQLL is encoded by the coding sequence ATGAGCAAGCGCCGCACCCACAGCCCCGAGTTCAAGGCCAGGGTCGCCATGGAGGCGATCAGTGGCCGCAAGACGATCCAGGAGATCGCCGCCGACCACGCCATCCACCCGATCCAGGTGAGCCAGTGGAAGCGGCAGCTCCTGGACGGTGCCAGCGAGCTCTTCACCCGAGGCAAGAAGACCAAGGACAAGGAGGAGGGGCAGGCCAAGGAGGCGGAGCTGTTCCAGCAGATCGGACGGCTGCAGATGGAGCTGGAGTGGCTCAAAAAAAAGTCTCAACTGCTCTGA
- a CDS encoding IS1182 family transposase, which yields MQKRKTFRPWQPQQATLLPPSPREWLSEDHQVYFLLDLVDELDLSAILVPAQAKDPRGEKGFDPRMMTMLLLYAYCVGIVSSRKIERACYEDLAFRVLTGNQQPDHSRISEFRRRNLDALKGLFIQILRLCQKAGMVSLGHVALDGTKVQANASKHKAMSHERMLRAEKELQKEINALIRKAEILDAQEDRRYGKGNLGSELPDELRHKQGRLAKIRQARKEMEAETAAAAARQRQEEAEKARAKATAAEESDGSAPEQAELNRKAEAAAAKAAAAGDKAIEAAESAGLEPPDLEPLASDAMPRRGLARKADGTPTAKTQRNFTDSDSHLMQSGGTYLQGYNCQLAVDSDHQVIVAVGVSNQPPDVEHLEPMLERIAASAGELPDVMTMDAGYWSDDNAGHCEDLGIDAYIATGRLPHGKPPPPQRGPLPRDADARTRMARKIRSKKGSRIYAQRKAIVEPVNGQIKEGRGLRRFLLRGLEKVDGEWHLIAATHNLLKLFRYRRSQQQLWAAATG from the coding sequence ATGCAGAAGCGCAAGACCTTTCGCCCCTGGCAGCCGCAGCAGGCCACCCTGCTGCCGCCGTCACCGCGTGAGTGGCTCTCAGAAGACCACCAGGTGTATTTCCTGCTGGACCTGGTGGATGAGCTGGATCTCTCCGCGATCCTCGTACCCGCTCAGGCCAAGGACCCCCGCGGAGAGAAGGGATTCGATCCACGCATGATGACGATGCTGCTGCTTTACGCCTACTGCGTGGGCATCGTCTCCTCCAGGAAGATCGAGCGGGCCTGCTACGAGGATCTGGCATTCCGCGTGCTGACCGGCAACCAGCAGCCGGACCACAGCCGAATCAGCGAGTTCCGCCGGCGCAACCTTGATGCCCTCAAGGGCCTGTTTATTCAGATCCTGCGCCTGTGCCAGAAGGCGGGGATGGTGAGCCTGGGCCATGTGGCCCTCGATGGCACCAAGGTGCAGGCCAATGCCTCCAAGCACAAGGCGATGAGCCACGAGCGGATGCTCAGGGCGGAGAAGGAGCTCCAGAAGGAAATCAACGCCTTGATCCGCAAGGCCGAGATCCTGGATGCCCAGGAAGACCGGCGCTACGGCAAAGGAAACCTGGGCAGTGAACTTCCCGATGAGCTGCGCCACAAGCAGGGCCGCCTCGCAAAAATCCGTCAGGCCCGCAAGGAGATGGAGGCGGAAACCGCTGCAGCTGCAGCGCGGCAGCGGCAGGAGGAAGCCGAGAAGGCCAGAGCCAAAGCGACCGCAGCCGAGGAATCGGATGGATCGGCCCCTGAGCAGGCCGAGCTGAACAGGAAAGCGGAAGCCGCAGCGGCAAAGGCAGCAGCGGCGGGGGACAAAGCCATCGAGGCCGCCGAGAGCGCTGGCCTCGAGCCACCAGATCTGGAGCCACTCGCCTCTGACGCGATGCCCAGGCGTGGTCTGGCGAGAAAGGCTGACGGCACACCGACGGCCAAGACCCAACGGAATTTCACAGATTCCGACAGCCACCTCATGCAGTCCGGCGGCACCTACCTGCAGGGCTACAACTGCCAGCTGGCGGTCGACAGTGACCACCAGGTGATCGTGGCGGTGGGCGTCAGCAACCAGCCACCGGACGTGGAGCACCTGGAGCCCATGCTGGAGCGGATCGCCGCCAGCGCCGGTGAACTGCCGGACGTGATGACGATGGATGCGGGCTACTGGAGCGACGACAACGCAGGTCACTGTGAGGACCTTGGCATTGACGCCTACATCGCCACCGGCCGTCTGCCGCATGGGAAGCCGCCACCGCCACAGCGAGGACCGCTGCCCAGAGATGCCGACGCCAGAACCCGCATGGCCCGCAAGATCAGAAGCAAGAAGGGATCCAGGATCTACGCCCAGCGCAAAGCGATCGTGGAGCCGGTGAACGGCCAGATCAAGGAAGGCCGGGGCCTGCGGCGGTTTCTCTTGCGGGGCCTGGAGAAGGTCGATGGTGAATGGCATCTGATCGCTGCCACCCACAACCTGCTCAAGTTGTTCCGGTACAGGCGATCACAGCAGCAGCTCTGGGCAGCAGCGACGGGATGA
- a CDS encoding IS3 family transposase, whose translation MSRQCALLGLPRSTLYYRPTPVRVSTLRIMARIDALYLEDPCSGSRRMVDYLAQDGIPISRDRVRNLMRRMGLRAIYQKPRTTVPGDPSVRFPCLVDLTQVTSVDQVWATDITYIPLQKGFLYLVAIMDLHSRHVLSWRLSNSLDTKFCLEALEMALGGGRRPEIFHSDQGCQFTSADFVARLKGERIQISWSGRKRCYDNILVERLWRTVKYEEVYLRAYSDGWDAEISLARFLWRYCHVRPHSSLGGKTPHAVYTEAEPCSTRPGLTMSGAGTVQ comes from the coding sequence ATCAGCAGGCAGTGTGCGCTGCTGGGGCTGCCTCGATCCACGCTGTACTACCGGCCGACACCGGTCCGTGTATCGACGCTGCGGATCATGGCCAGGATCGATGCTCTCTACCTGGAGGATCCCTGCAGCGGCAGCCGCCGGATGGTGGACTATCTGGCCCAAGATGGTATCCCGATCAGCCGAGATCGAGTGCGAAACCTCATGCGGCGCATGGGATTACGGGCGATCTACCAGAAGCCCCGGACGACGGTTCCAGGTGATCCGTCCGTGCGGTTCCCCTGCCTGGTGGACCTCACGCAGGTCACGTCGGTGGATCAGGTCTGGGCGACCGACATCACCTACATCCCTCTGCAGAAAGGGTTCCTCTATCTGGTGGCGATCATGGATCTCCATTCCAGGCATGTGCTCAGCTGGAGGCTCTCCAACAGCCTTGACACGAAGTTCTGTCTGGAGGCCCTGGAGATGGCCTTGGGAGGCGGCCGTAGGCCAGAGATCTTCCACTCCGATCAAGGCTGTCAGTTCACGTCCGCTGACTTTGTGGCCAGACTCAAAGGGGAGCGGATCCAGATCAGCTGGTCCGGCAGAAAGCGGTGCTACGACAACATCCTTGTTGAACGGCTGTGGAGGACTGTCAAGTACGAGGAGGTCTACCTACGGGCATACAGCGATGGCTGGGACGCTGAAATCAGCCTGGCCCGCTTCCTGTGGCGGTATTGCCATGTAAGACCTCACAGTTCCCTTGGAGGCAAAACTCCCCACGCGGTCTACACTGAGGCCGAACCATGTTCCACCCGTCCTGGGTTAACGATGTCAGGGGCCGGAACTGTCCAATAA